In Nocardioides daphniae, the DNA window CGCCAGGGGACCCAGTCCGGCCAGCGCGGCTGCTGCTGCCCCGACGACGGCCATCAGTGTCTTCTTCACGCGGAAACGCCTCCTCGTACTCCCCCGTTTCTGGGTGGTTCGGGGAACGTAGCGAGCCAACGTGGCGTGTCCAGACCGAATCTCAGCCCCGACGGCAGCGCTACCGGATCGAGTCCGGGATTCCGCAGGCCGGAACAGGCGGGCTCCCGAAGTGGGGAGGCGTGTTCCGCAAGCCGGAACCGGGAGGTGGGACCGTTCCGGTCAGGCGGCCTTGTCCTTCTTCCTGCGCGAGGAGCCAGGCACCTCGGAGAGCTTCACCAGCTTGCGCTTGTGGACGGTGTATCCCTCGGGAAGGGTGCCTTCCTTCAGCATGCGCAGGGGGCAGCGACCGCAGCGGGTCTTCGACTCGCAGCACTTCTTCTTGGGGAGCTTGGCGACGTCGCCCTTGCTCTTCTTGCCCTTGCCCATGCCAGCACCGTAGCACGGGAAGTAAGGGTTGCCTTGCCTGAATTCCGCGGACCGAAATCGCCACAGGCAGGGTCGGCCGGAGCCGGACCCTGCCTGTGGACCTGGTTCAGTCGAGGCCGTTGGCCGCGCGGATGACGTCGACGACGCCGTCCATGATCTCCGTCAGGCCGAAGTCCTTCGGCGTGTAGACGGCTGCCACACCCTGCTCGACGAGCGCCTTGCCGTCGGAGTCGGGGATGATGCCGCCGACGATGACGGGCAGGTCCTCGAGGCCGGCGTCCCGCAGGCCCTGGAGGACGGTGGGCACGAGCTCCATGTGCGAGCCCGAGAGGATCGACAGGCCCACGCAGTGCACGTCCTCGGCCACGGCGGCGGCGACGATCTGCTCGGGGGTGAGGCGGATGCCCTGGTAGATGACCTCGAAACCAGCGTCGCGCGCCCGCACGGCCACCTGCTCGGCACCGTTGCTGTGGCCGTCGAGGCCCGCTTGCCGACCAGGAAGCGGAGGCGTCCGCCGAGCTCCTCGCCGGTGGCCTTGACGCG includes these proteins:
- a CDS encoding cobalamin-dependent protein (Presence of a B(12) (cobalamin)-binding domain implies dependence on cobalamin itself, in one of its several forms, or in some unusual lineages, dependence on a cobalamin-like analog.); translated protein: MAVRARDAGFEVIYQGIRLTPEQIVAAAVAEDVHCVGLSILSGSHMELVPTVLQGLRDAGLEDLPVIVGGIIPDSDGKALVEQGVAAVYTPKDFGLTEIMDGVVDVIRAANGLD